The nucleotide sequence TTTCATGTAAGTCTGtgggaatataaataataaatataagtaggtaataaacCGGTAATTACATCGACAACATTAAggttataataaacttaccaAAACCTTTAAACATTCTAAGTCAAATGATGCGAGTCCCCATTCGCCTCGCCATATGTCTAATTCTATATTagccattttttattattatattattttaaaataaatttcatactaTTGCAATTCTGTAAATCAAATCGACaattttttcagatttttcgtATTTCGACACTTGACTTTGGTGTCAAATGTGACAgtgacattttgttttttttttagggaAGAAAAGATAATAGTGGGAAAAAAATCCacactacctacctacctagttgTCAATGAGTCAACAATGAGTCAATGTCAAGGAAATTTTATTGTCTTCTGTTTCTGTTTTGCCATGCATGCCAAATGCCAATGTTTCAATGCATTTGGTGGATTGCATTGCATTGCGAAAAGTTTGGGTTGGGAAAAGcgcattattttgttttgagttgaagatgtctgtctgtacctacctataattaaattatctttagtGTAGCTGATATCTATAAAACATCTATTATAAGTATTTCGTAATAATTCGAGGTATTCCTACTAATACTAGTgtctaaagaaaattataacatttaagtaaaaaatgtcTATACAGTGGACATTCATCGCCGGCTACCTTTATTTTGAAATCGCTGTGGTCATCTTAATGATGTTACCTATATTTAGCCCTCGGCGATGGCACCAGTTCTTCAAATCtcgtttgttttttatgttccGGAATCACGCCGCAGTCTACTTCTATGTTCTACTAGGGATTTTGGGAGTATTTCTAATGGATTCTGTCAGAGAAATGAAGAAATATGCTCATTCCCCTGAAGGACATGTCCATTTATCTAGTGAAATGAAGGGAAATGTGAAATTGTTCAGAGCTCAGcgaaacttttatattacagGTTTCGCTATATTCTTAGCTTTTGTCATAAGACGCCTTGTCACTATGTTGATAATCCAGGATGAGCTGAGTCTCAAAGCTGAACGAATAATTAAACAAGCAGAAGATACAGTAAACTCTGCTAAGACTATGGTATTGAGCAACACCATGCAAGCATCAGAAACTCAGAAACTTGAGGAGATGATTCAGGActtagaaaaagtaaaaagtgaGCGAGATGAACACAGGGCAAGGGTTAGAGAGTTGGAAGAAGAGGCAACAAAATGGAGGTTGATGTACGAGGAAGTATGTGGTGCTGGAGACgctaaaacagaataaaattatatgctaTTATAAAAGTGTTGTATTAAGATAACAGATGTCATTTACTAAATTACTAAATTTGTGACCACAAAGTAAAGAAATTATAACTTTCTGTGATGTGCCTAAATTATGGTGCTTGTATTTCAAGATTTCTAAAGTTTTGCATTTGGATGTGTTATGTGTCtagtctatttttttttacaatctaACAATTggttaaatattgttatgccattaatataagttttcattgtcattcatctcataattttaaaaagttttattaaaattaatgttaccAAGTTCATCTGGTTTTATTATATCCCTTCAATGTAAATGGCTTCATTCTGATTTTTCATCTTATTGATAATATCCAAAAAGACTTATGTTAACTCAAATTTGTAGTTTCAGGGTTTCATTGATTTGGTTCCAGTAGGAAACTGGAGAACATCTCAACTCAATGTTGAATTAGCAGATAGATAAAGGATTATGATAATTATGGAAAAGTATTGTGAAATTTGCATTGAGTCATAAACatactataaaaattgataCCTGTGTATCAAATtgcataacaatccgtccagtagattttgtgtgaaaaagtaataaacatatatacacatacacacattctcACATTTAGAATGTTTTTGCCTTTTCgtagtacaaaaaaaaatgtcaaagtcaaaataataatatgacattgaaaatgacaaaaatcatCTGtgattatcaaatattttgtctattgtttttacaataaactATTGAAAGAAGGTATTGCTTTCTCGTTTTTGTCGGCTCGATAATGCTAAGTGGAAAAGAGAAAGATCAAAAGTGAAACTGGTTGGTTTGATACGTATTGGTTGTTTGTTCGTTCAGCTATTATCACAATTCACATTGaattctttaatttatctcaagattactaacaaaaacaaaacttgatttttaatgtattgttAATGGACACTAGTCAAGAATACTGATTGCATTATTATGTCGGTATTGGTATCGTGACTGTGCTTAAGTTACAAAGTCTTTAAAGTTATTAGTGGCCCTTACAGTGTTTGGGAGGTGGAGTGGTCTAACGGTGCACACcgttatatttcttatttatgaaTGTCGGTATCTTTAACAGAGTTAATCACAAGGTAATTACAATCATCAtaattcaaacaaattttattccaGCTTCCTTTTacctatacatttatatatatatatatatatatttattttacattcttTTCCTAAGTCAGTATATGTTTAATTCCTCAAATATTATCCTATTTATGTACCTCCCAtcatattaacattatttcacTACACTTGTACGTTAGTCTCCTATCTAGTCCTAAtgtttgctgttgtttgtttctgtttccgtacatattatcttgtttattttgccaccttacctacttttgtacttggttccagctgaaaatcagcacCTTGGCTCGATACCATGGCACCATGCTaagctggtcgccatttcagcttacatattatattcgaTCTATATTGGTTACTCTTTTGTACATTACCTTTATGTCTTAATGTTTGGATTGTATGcgtttgccgaataaatgatttctttctttcttctttataCAAGTCTTCATGAAATGAACTAGCAGGCACTTTTCatggataaaatttaaagatttggcgttatttttattttatgtacacaacaatcAACATTGTACTAGACTAAAAGAAAAcctaattaaaactaactattcaaaaaaaaagcaaattgattaaattttgaatcttTAGGTTTCGAAATTTGCGGAAGTTTTGATTGTATGAAATTAACACATATTCATGCTTaaacaaaagtaattaaataaaaaacaaaagtgttCAATAGCATGTCAAACTACTATAGTAGCAAGCATAGATtagataaataactatattgaGAGTTGCAATCATTTTTCACCAGTAAAAATTAGCCAAGACAGAATAGTAGTCCTGCTTCcctttctatttattaaataataaggcATGCAGCTGATGTGTCTACATTAGTTAGTGTTGAATTAAATGAAGGAAAAGAAAGTGCTGTTTTTGACACATTGTTCTCTTCTATCCTTTTGCAACATATGACAGTaactgtattaaaataaaataaaccgaaattttaattgactGTAGAACAAAGACTGTGGAGGCATGTACTCAGAATGGAGCTCGCTGCCACTGGagggcggcgggcgcggcgtGCTGGGCGCGGTCGGCGGCCGCGACGTAGTGCTGGCCGTTGTGCGGCAGTTGGCCAGCCACGAGCCCAGTCCTCTGTCTACTGATGCTGAGGTGACCTATTTTTGTGTGGTTTCTCTTTTACCGACCAGCCTTCTTTTTCAGCCAGCAGTAGATTACATGAATcgtaaaacattttcattattggTTAAGTGGGTGTATTACTTCTTATTTTGCTTTCTGTTACCTTTCATATGCTGTTACATGCATTTATTTGTTCTATCCCATGTAacataaatacgaaagtaagtgtTTGTTGGTTCTTCAGTATTAATCTCTAAAGTCACTTTtcatttcagaataaatataattgtttgttAATTCCAGGTTGAGTGGGTTCTGGAAGTGATCCGCTTCGGTCTCGGTCTCCCGCTGACGGAGCACGAGGCAGTCCGCGACTGCGTGCGCGTGTGCTGCGCGTGGCTGTCGCCGCTGCTGCCCGCGGccgcgccgcccgcgccgccgccgcccgctaCGCCGCCGCCCGTGCACGCGCAGCCGCACAGATACGCTCGCAAGATACTGAGGCACTTGCAGAACCTCTTCGTGCCTAGACCTGATGagagtaagttttttttacctgTATTTTGcatgttgtaattttatattaagaaaattggACCAGTTTTTAATAGCTGGCAAAGCTTAGgaacatcattattttatcaaaatggcGTATCATATACTCAAAAATTTTTGGggtgaataaataaagtattaaataaaggGTTTGTAGTTAAAATCTATCTATGGTAAGGACAAAAGTAAGAAGCTAGAAATTATTTAGAGTTAGAAAgctgtaattatatttttataaaaatcggtATGTTCAGTATTTGTGATTTAGGTTTTTGTTCACCTCGTCATCAGTATCACTGATAAAAATACTGCAAACTGTGTGAGGTTTTcgtcgtaaatatttttcaataaacaatGGCTGTagaatttgtaaacaataaaacaaatgatcaATGCTAGCGTAGGTctattgtagttttcatctaTTTCATTGCTAAATGGTACATTGGATTCAAGTAATAATTATGGTTCCTTATTTACAAGCTCTCtcatttgtataccaattggAATTGGGTaagtttaaatgtttaattaatgtcGGATGTCTCGCTCGGTCTTGtcttaaatttatgtttagcGTTTTCTTGCGTAAACAAAAGCTCATGACCCACCCTActattagtgaaaactaaatattcCATTACAGTAACTTTAGAGTAAAATTAACAGATAGACAATGAAAAACGCACGTGCGTAAAAACATAtgaagacaaagattatttatttacaaaaacatgagttaCAAGGAGGAGTACTTTTTCTTGTATCTGGCTTTTAATGATGTGCGGGCGAAGCCTAtttctattagtgaaaacttTTAAGTGGTTTCATGTCTAATCTTGTAAAGTCTTAGTTTTCCGAagcaataaaatgaaatatataaacaatgaaaaaatacatttcaggCGGTGATTTGATAAGCAAGCAAGCTGTGCTTTGCCACCGCGTGCTCCGTCTCGCTCGCTCTCTGGCCGGCAACGGGAACCTCGGCGCTAGTGAATGGAAAGCTTTATTGTTGCTGCTACTGTCAGCCGCTTCAGCGCTTTTATCGCCGCCAGCGCCGCACCATTCGGCGGCTGAACAGCTGTGTGAGCGAGTGCTGTGTGTGCTTTTTGAAGTATGGATCTTGGCTTGCCACAGGTAATTTCTATTCCATACTTGTCAGCGGGTCTCTCTTTACTTAGCAATGATAGCCTAGTATATAATAGGACCTTTGGTGTTGAAATAGTGCtcgaataaacaaaatgtagtcataatttacataaagtacatttttgcaatattatctagtgtggcataatctCCCgtggtatatttttagttttcgctatatattaatagaaattgataaaatatggtGGCAGCGCTCTGACACCGGtcacgtttgtttgtttgtttgtttgttgcagATGTTTCCCGTCGCCGCCGCTGTGGCGCACGCTGCGCGAGCAGTGCGTGCGCTGGCGGCACCGCGCGCCGCTGTCGGAGCAGTGGACGCGCGCCTCGCTGTGTCTCACCGCGCGCCTGCTCAAGCACATGTACGGCCCGCTCTTCCCGCCTATGCCTATCAGTGAGTTCTGATAGCCTAGTACTTTGTATCGCCGCCGGCGAATACTACGCTCTAATTttagaaacagaaaattgtaGAAAAGGACAGATTGATGCGGAAAGAGATGGagaatgagagaaagagatggaTTTATTTGGAAGAGGACGGACGATGAGTGAAAGAGACAGATTTATACAGAAAGGGACGGAGAATGTTAAAAGAAACAGACTGATATAAAAAGAGACGGAATGCTCTTTCGGCTATCAGTATCTCTTTGGCCGTTCTGATAGCCTAGTACTTTGTACCGCTGGCGGCAAATACTACgctctaattttataaacagaaaattgaagaaaggacGTATTTGATTCACAAACGATGGCCAATttcacaatacaatattaattttaacatttttcttcttttttgtcGTAGGTGAAGAAGATGCAGGCTTAGTGCCAGCGGATATGAGCGCGGAGGCAGTCATGCAGAGTTGGTACCGCATCCTGCACACCATCGGGAACCCGGTGGACTTGTGCCGCCCGCATCTCATCAGCCAGACCCCAGATTTTTTGCAGGTGAATTATATTCCTACATATATCACTTCTTATGTCGTCTCACTttattaaatcttaaaatgGAACCATATAAGTAATGTGAATcgtaatcctaactaatattataaatgcgaaagcaagTTTGTTAATTCTTCACTCTTtacttattcaaattttgcatacatgcagtttgaagtgtggagaagaacataatgtacctttcatcccggcaAAATAaatgctcccgtgggaaattcacgcgggcgaagccgcgagcaaaggCTAGTAATAgcataatgttaattttccaCGCAACTGAGCTGATTGGattttgtacaaatttggAACACTGTAAGAATTGATCCAAaacattaagttttatttcgaTTTGCATAGCAGTGAAGTTACCAGAAATTTTGTGACtacattgtttgtatttatgttcGCCTAGTACTCGATAACGTCTGAGGAGGGCGGGCGGGACCCCAGTCAGCACCCGTGCCTGCAGGCGCTGCCCGGGATCTTCCTCAAGGCCATGAAGGGCATCGCGGCTCACGTCGACGCCTTCCTCGGTGAGTACACAACCTGTCTTCAGTTATTAGTGAGTGTTCactttatttttcgttttgaAGCTCTGAGCTCTTATATATGGTGACACAGcagttacaaaatgtaaaagcGCATACTTATCTGCAATTTGACTTAAAGTTGTTGAAAGAAAGAGATGCATGTATATAATAGAGAAGAAAATTTATGTTGCTTTTCATTCTTTTGTATACTTGCACCTCTTTCTTTACGTTCAGTAGCATAACATCGAtagtagaaaa is from Plodia interpunctella isolate USDA-ARS_2022_Savannah chromosome 15, ilPloInte3.2, whole genome shotgun sequence and encodes:
- the LOC128676041 gene encoding B-cell receptor-associated protein 31-like, with product MSIQWTFIAGYLYFEIAVVILMMLPIFSPRRWHQFFKSRLFFMFRNHAAVYFYVLLGILGVFLMDSVREMKKYAHSPEGHVHLSSEMKGNVKLFRAQRNFYITGFAIFLAFVIRRLVTMLIIQDELSLKAERIIKQAEDTVNSAKTMVLSNTMQASETQKLEEMIQDLEKVKSERDEHRARVRELEEEATKWRLMYEEVCGAGDAKTE